A window of Acidobacteriota bacterium genomic DNA:
GGTGGAAATTGATAGAATAAGGAATGCTTGTGAATCGAACAAGAGGTTTCAGGAGAGAATCTATACAGATTGCGAACTTAAATACTGTTTGTCGAAAAAAAATCCCTACCCTCATTTGGCAGCAAGGTTTGCAGCAAAAGAAGCTCTTTTTAAAGCTCTTGGAAGAAGAATTGTCTGGA
This region includes:
- the acpS gene encoding holo-ACP synthase, translated to MIFGIGIDQVEIDRIRNACESNKRFQERIYTDCELKYCLSKKNPYPHLAARFAAKEALFKALGRRIVWKDVEVLKEDSGKPYFKFKNPFDFELISNISLSHDTKFASAIVILEVK